One region of Pogona vitticeps strain Pit_001003342236 chromosome 1, PviZW2.1, whole genome shotgun sequence genomic DNA includes:
- the DTD2 gene encoding D-aminoacyl-tRNA deacylase 2 isoform X2: MSATRFLNFLTFRKETRKLRLLTVALSLYIRSLPSPPSSPTEPGGVSRASSWKRNGLGGGRHFYFLAVSVSGCGVMADSSRGPLARAILQQCLHARLQIQRGLIIYVCFFKGASEEIIPKMVNTLMNVKLSENEDGKYVSVLDLPGSLLIIPQATLGGKLKGRSMQYHANIEKDIGLELYSQFVLHCERELAANAKCFEAGAVVRHGTYGNRQVLKVDTNGPFTHMIEF; this comes from the exons ATGAGCGCGACAAGGTTTTTGAATTTTCTGACTTTTAGGAAAGAAACCAGAAAGCTCCGCCTCCTGACAGTAGCCTTGTCACTCTATATCCGTTCTCTACCGTCACCTCCATCATCACCCACAGAGCCGGGCGGAGTCAGTCGGGCCTCATCCTGGAAGAGGAACGGGCTTGGAGGCGGGAGGCATTTTTATTTCCTGGCCGTGTCCGTGTCCGGGTGCGGAGTCATGGCCGACTCGAGCCGGGGTCCGCTCGCCCGGGCCATCTTGCAGCAATGTCTGCACGCCAGGCTGCAG ATTCAGCGAGGACTTATAATCTATGTGTGCTTCTTCAAGGGGGCCAGTGAAGAAATTATTCCAAAAATGG TCAACACACTCATGAATGTGAAGTTAAGTGAAAACGAAGACGGCAAATATGTTTCTGTTTTGGACTTGCCAGGCAGCCTATTAATAATACCTCAGGCCACCTTGGGTGGTAAACTGAAGGGAAGAAGCATGCAATATCATGCCAACATTGAAAAAGACATTGGGCTGGAGCTCTATTCGCAGTTTGTGCTCCACTGTGAAAGAGAACTGGCTGCTAACGCCAAATGTTTTGAGGCTGGTGCTGTTGTCAGACATGGAACATATGGAAACCGGCAGGTATTGAAAGTGGATACAAATGGACCTTTCACTCATATGATTGAGTTCTGA
- the DTD2 gene encoding D-aminoacyl-tRNA deacylase 2 isoform X1, translated as MSATRFLNFLTFRKETRKLRLLTVALSLYIRSLPSPPSSPTEPGGVSRASSWKRNGLGGGRHFYFLAVSVSGCGVMADSSRGPLARAILQQCLHARLQVKPPEPGAEAQWVEIQRGLIIYVCFFKGASEEIIPKMVNTLMNVKLSENEDGKYVSVLDLPGSLLIIPQATLGGKLKGRSMQYHANIEKDIGLELYSQFVLHCERELAANAKCFEAGAVVRHGTYGNRQVLKVDTNGPFTHMIEF; from the exons ATGAGCGCGACAAGGTTTTTGAATTTTCTGACTTTTAGGAAAGAAACCAGAAAGCTCCGCCTCCTGACAGTAGCCTTGTCACTCTATATCCGTTCTCTACCGTCACCTCCATCATCACCCACAGAGCCGGGCGGAGTCAGTCGGGCCTCATCCTGGAAGAGGAACGGGCTTGGAGGCGGGAGGCATTTTTATTTCCTGGCCGTGTCCGTGTCCGGGTGCGGAGTCATGGCCGACTCGAGCCGGGGTCCGCTCGCCCGGGCCATCTTGCAGCAATGTCTGCACGCCAGGCTGCAGGTGAAGCCCCCCGAGCCGGGCGCCGAAGCCCAGTGGGTGGAG ATTCAGCGAGGACTTATAATCTATGTGTGCTTCTTCAAGGGGGCCAGTGAAGAAATTATTCCAAAAATGG TCAACACACTCATGAATGTGAAGTTAAGTGAAAACGAAGACGGCAAATATGTTTCTGTTTTGGACTTGCCAGGCAGCCTATTAATAATACCTCAGGCCACCTTGGGTGGTAAACTGAAGGGAAGAAGCATGCAATATCATGCCAACATTGAAAAAGACATTGGGCTGGAGCTCTATTCGCAGTTTGTGCTCCACTGTGAAAGAGAACTGGCTGCTAACGCCAAATGTTTTGAGGCTGGTGCTGTTGTCAGACATGGAACATATGGAAACCGGCAGGTATTGAAAGTGGATACAAATGGACCTTTCACTCATATGATTGAGTTCTGA